GAGATCGTGATGGCCTGCCGCAGCGTCGAGAAGGCCTCCGCCGCCGCCCGCACCGTGCCGGGCCACGACAAGGGCCGGGTCGAGGTGCGCCAGGTCGACGTCAGCTCCCTGGACTCCGTGCGGCTGTTCGCGAAGGGGCTGGAGGCCGACGGCCGCCCGGTCGACGTCCTGGTCAACAACGCCGGCGTGCTCGGCGTACCGCACTCGGTGACGCCGGAGGGCGTCGAGATGCACTTCGCGACCAACTACCTCGGCCACTTCCTGCTCACCCAGCTGCTGCTGCCGCTGCTCACCGACCGGGTGGTCGTGATCAGCTCGCGCGAGCACCGCTCCGGACGCATCGACCTCGACGACCTCGGTTGGCAGCGCCGTCCCTACCGGCCCTTCCAGGCGTACGGCGACTCCAAGCTCGCCGACCTGCTCTTCATGCGCGAGCTGGACCGCCGCCTGCGCAGCCAGGGCTCTCACCTGCGCGCCGTCGCCGCCCACCCGGGCGCCTCCGCGACTGCGATCACCAGCGGATCGGGCCACCCGGTCGTCACCGCCATCGGCCACTACGGCCAGAAGCTGGTCGGCATGCCCGCCTGGCGCGGTGCCCTGTGCACCGTCTACGCCGCCACCATGCCCGTCGACGGCGGCACCTACATCGGCCCCCACGGCCGCACCGAGCTGTGGGGGTGGCCGGCCCCGGCCCGGATGTCGCACAAAGCGGACGACGAGGTCCTCGCGCGAGCGTTGTGGGAGCGGTCGATCGAGCTCACCGGGATCTGACTGGGCGCACGAAGAACGGGTACTGCCCTCTCGCGGTCGACGGCTGCAGCGGTGAGTCCCTACAAGTGCAAACGGAGTCAGACTGATGCTGACGAAAGCGCTTCTCGTACGCCTCGAGGCCCTCCCGGGCAAGGAGGCGGAACTCGCCGACTTCCTCACCGCGGCCCGATCGATCGTGATGCAGGAGCCCGGAACGATCGCCTGGTTCGCGATCCAGTTCGGGCCCTCGAGCTTCGGGGTCTACGACGTCTTCCCGGACGACGAGGCCCGGGACGCGCACCTGGCGGGCGGTGTGGGGCAGGCACTCGGTCCCAACACCGGGGTCCTCTTCTCCGAGCCTGAGATCGAGAAGATCGACATCCTGGCCGACAAGGTCCCGGCGTAGCCTTCCTCGGGCGCTGCGGCGCTGTTGGTGCCGCGTCAGCCGATCTCGATGCTCTCGAACGTGACCGGCGTGTTCGGCCGGCCGCCGCCGCTCTGTGCCCAGTACCCGTCGTTCCCGCTCGCGGTCGCCTTCTTCAGCGTCGCGACCGACGCGGCGTCGAGGTGGCCCCAGACGGTGTAGTCCGGCGGGAACTGGGAGTCTCCGAAGACGATGAAGAACTGGCCGCCGCCGGAGTGGGGCCGGCCGGTGTTCGCCATGGCCAGGGTTCCGGCCGGGTAGGTCTCCGTGCCGTCGACCTCGTCCGGGATCGTGTAGCCCGGACCGCCGGTGCCGGTCTTGGGGTCGGCGTCGGCCGCCTTGGGGTCGAAGTACGGGTCGCCGCACTGGAGGAACTCGAACCCGGGGTCGTTGCCCTGGCGGTGGCACGAGGTGTTGTCGTAGTAGCCCTGCTCGACCAGGGAGACGAAGGACTCGACGGTGCAGGGCGCCTTCGTGGCGTCGAGGGTGACCGTGAGCTTGCCGATCGAGGTCGTGAGCACGGCCGTGACGTCGCTGGTGTACTCCGGCGTCGTGGGCGGCAGCTCGACGTCGCGCGCGGGCTCACCCTCCGCGACCCAGTCACACTCGCCGGCGGCGGCCGGCGTGCCGGCCGTGGTCGCCTCGGTCGTGACCGATCCGGACGGCGACGTGGACTCGGCGTTCCCCGGGTCCTTGGCGGTGTCGTCGCCGCAGGCGGACACGGAGGCGAGGAGCAGCAGGGCCGGGACCCCGGCGAGCAGGCGAGAGCGCATGGCCCGCATCGTACGCAGCGCAGCGCGCACCTCCCGCGACACGTCCGGGCTAGGTTGGCGGCATGGACCTCGGCATCCACTACGCGAGCTTCAGCCACCCGGAGTGGGACCGGCGACTGGCCACGCGGCTGGCGGCGACGGCACAGATCGCCGACGAGGGCGGGATCGCGCTGTTCACCGTGATGGACCACTACTTCCAGATGGAGATGGCGGGCGGTCCGGCCGAGCCGATGCTCGAGGGCTACACGACGCTCGGCTTCCTCGCGGGTCGCACCGAGCGGATCGCTCTCGGCCTGCTCGTGACCGGTGTGACCTACCGCCACCCGGGCCTGCTCGCCAAGATCGTGACGACGCTGGACGTGCTGTCGGGTGGCCGGGCGTGGCTGGGGATCGGCGCAGCCTGGTACGAGCGCGAGCACGCCGGGCTCGGCGTACCCTTCCAGCCGGTCGCCGAGAGGTTCGAGCGGCTCGAGGACACGCTGCGGATCTGCCGGCAGATGTGGAGCGACGAGGACGGCGCCTTCGACGGCACGCACCACCGGCTCGCCGAGACGATCTGCGTCCCGCCGCCGGTGAACGGGAGGGTGCCGATCCTGATCGGGGGTTCGGGGGAGCGCAAGACGCTTCGGCTCGTCGCACAGTACGGCGACGCCTGCAACCTCTTCACCGGCGAGGGGCCCGACGGCGTGGCCGCCAAGCTCGACGTGCTGCGCCGGCACTGCGACGACGTCGGGCGCGACTACGACGAGATCCGCAAGACGATCCTGTGGTTCGGCGACCCGGTCGCCGAACCGGACCGGTTCGCCCGGGAGATGGCGAGGTACGCCGGTCTGGGGATCACCTTGACCGCGCTGATGCCGCCCACCGGGGATCCCGAGCGGTGGGCGGCGTCGCTGGTCGACCAGGTGCTGCCGACCCTCAGCCGGTGAGGGCGACGAAGTCGGCCGGCAGCTCGTGGTCCTCGAGGACGCGCATCTCGATCGGGCCGCCGGTGTAGGAGTCCTCGGCGATGATCATCAGGTCCTCGTCGAAGGACCAGAAGATCACGTTGCGCATCTTGATCAGGTAGTTCTTGTCCGCCTCGGCGAAGCCGGCCGCCATCGGGTGCTGGACCATCAGCGCACCCGGCTGGATGAGGGTGAGCACACCCTCGATCACGATGCAGTCGTCGTCGACGACCATCCGCTCGCAGAAGAACTCCAGCACGTGGCCGTTGTTCTCGACCAGGTTCGTGTAGTACTCCGCCACACCCTCCTTGGTCTTCGGGCCGACATCACCGGAGAGCTCCCAGAAGTGGTAGCTCGTGGCGTCGCCGAGGGTGCCGATCAGGGTCTCCAGGTCGCCGTCGCGCTCGGCGGCGGCGTGCACCCGCATCCGCTCCAGCATGGTCCGCTGACGCGGCGACTCGGTGGTCGCCAGCCGCCGGGTGATGAAGTCGACGAGGTGGCTCCGGTTGAGCTCGATCACGGGTGGTTCCTCTCGGTGGGGTGGAGTGCGATCCGGCCGTGGGAGGCGAAGGCGGCCTCCCGCTCGGCGCGGTCAGCCGCGGTGAAGGCGCGGTAGCCGGTGGCGGTGGCGAGGTACGTCGGGTCGTCGACCAGCCAGGCCTCGCTGCGCAGGACCTGCTTGTCGAGCTTCCCGGTACCGGTCAGCGGCAGGTCCTCGACGACCCGGACCAGGCGCGGACGCCACTTGGTGCCCAGGTCGGGCTGCTCGTCCAGGAACGCGCCGAGCTCGGTGGGGTCCAGGCTCGCGCCCGGCAGCAGCAGGAGGGAGGCCATCACCTCGTCGCCGGTGCGCGGGTCCGGCACGCCGTAGACCACCGCGGTGGCGACGGCGGGGTGCCGGGCGAGGATCCGCTCGACCGGCGCGCTGGCGAAGTTCTCGCTGTCGACGCGGATCCAGTCGGAGCTGCGACCCGCGAACCAGAAGCTGCCCTCGGCGTCGGCGTAGGCGAGGTCACCGGTCCAGTAGTCACCGTCGCGCACCTTGGCCGCCATCGCGCCCGGGTTGTTGTAGTAGCCCTCGAAGCGCGCGGCGCCGCCGCGGACGACGATCTCGCCGGTCGCCTCGGCCGCGTTGAGCAGCCGGCCGTCCTCGGCGAACTCCGCGGGCGGGGTCTCCTGGCCGTCGGCGTCGAGGATGACCAGGCCCATGGCGGGATCGGGGCGGCCGAGCGCGCCGGGCGGCGTGTCCTCGCTGCGCAGGATCGTGCAGACGCCCTCCGAGGAGCCGTACGACTCGACGATGCGGCACCCGAAGCGACGCTGGAACTCCTCGCGGTCCCGGGTGGAGGCCTCGGTCCCGAAGCCGAAGCGCAGGGTGTTGTCGCGCTCGCCGGGTGTCTCGGGCTGCGCGAGGACGTACGACAGCGCGCGGCCGACGTAGTTGAAGAAGGTCGCGCCGAACCGCTGGACGTCGGGCAGGAACCCGGACGCCGAGAACCTCGGGCGCATCGCGTAGGTCCCGCCGACGACCAGGATCGGCGCCCAGGCCGCCATCAGCGCGTTGCCGTGGAACAGCGGCATGGCGTTGTAGGCGACGTCGTCGCGGGTCAGGCCGTGCACGTTGAGCTGACCGATCACCGCGAGTCGGGACGACGAGCACACGACGGCCTTCGGCGCGCCCGTGGAGCCGGAGGTGAAGAGCAGCAGCAGGGTGTGCTCCGTGCCCGGGGGAGCAGTGGCGTGCGCCGGGTGCTCGGCCGCGCGGGCCAGCAGCTCGCGGTAGCGGTCGCCGTCCTGGTCGATGACGTCGATCCCGTCCAGCTCGAGGTCCTCGATCAGCCCGCGGTGCGTCCTACCCACGAGCAGGGTCTGCACGTCGGTGCCCCGGATGTCTGCGGCGAGCTCGGCTCCGCGGCGGGTCGGGTTGACGCCGACGACGGTCGCTCCGGACAGGGCGGCCGCCGCGATGAGCAGCAGGTACTCCGGGTCGTTGTCCATCAGGACACCCACGTGCCAGGGCCCCGGCCTCCGCAGCGCCGTCAGCACGGCAGCGCGGCGCCGGGCGCCGGCGACGAAGTCACGCCAGCTCACGGACTCCTCGCCGAACAGCAGCGCCGGGTGGTCGTCCTCGGCGCGGGCGAGCAGCAGCTCGGCGACCGAGCCGTACGCGAAGGTGGGTGTCACTGGCGCTCCCGGGTGATGCGGATTACATTGCGTAGCGACACGAAACATAAATACCGTGGTCAGCCCCGTCAAGGGGGTCCGCGACAATGACCCGGCGAGCGGGGGACCGGCACTGCGAGGAGGTGGCTGCGTGAGTGAGGGCGTTGCTGCCGGCCGCCCCCGGGACGTCCGGATCGACGAGGCGGTGCTGGCCGCGACCACCGATCTGGTCGCCGAGGTGGGCTACGCCGACCTGACCTTCCGCGCGATCGCGGAGCGGGCCGGTACGTCGGTCCCGGCCATCCGGCGCCGGTGGGCGTCCAAGGCGCATCTGGTCCACGAGGCTGTCTTCCCGTCGTCGGCCGTGGTCGACGCGGGTCCCGCCTCCGACCTCCGCGCCGACGTCCGCGTGGTCGTCGAGAGCTGCCTGCGGGTGGTCGGATCTCCTGCAGGCTGCCGGGCGATCCCCGCGCTGATGGGCGAGATGATGGCCGACCACGCGCTCGAGGAGGAGCTCAGCGCCCGACTCATGTCGACGGGCTGGGAGAGCCTGGCCGTCCGCCTCGCGCAGGCCGTCGAGCGGGGCGAGGCTCGGCCCGACGTCGACCTCGCGCTGTTCATCGAGATGGTCTTCGGAACCACGCTGACTGCGATCGTGCTGCGCGGGCGCGACGCCGTCGACGACGCCTGGGTGGAGTCGCTGGTGACCAGCATCGTCGAGGGCGTCCGCGCCTCCTGAGCCCCGTCCCTGCTCAACCGGCGGTGGCGCGTGCTGCCTCCTCGACCAGGTCGGCGATCGCGACCGGCTGAGAGGCCAACGAGGCGTGGCTGGCCGCGAGCTCGACGGTGCTCCGCGGCTGCAACCGCGCAGCCATCCGGCGCTGGTTGTCGGGGTGGATCATCCGGTCGTCGGTGGAGACCTGGTACCACGCCGGCTTGTGCCGCCAAGCCGGCTCGGAGACGGTGTCGCCGAAGGTGGTTCCCAGCGGCGCCTTCTGGGTCACTGCCATCACCAGGGTCTCGTCGGCGGGCAGGTCCTGGGCGAAGCTCTCCGCGAACAGGTCCGGCTTCACCCAGAGCCGGCCGTCCGCGTCCGGCTCGATGTTGGCGATCGCCGCCGGCGGGTGCTCCTCGGTGATCTGGCCGGGGCTCTCGCCGGCGTCCGGCGCGAAGGCAGCGACGTAGACCAGGCCGACCACGTTGGGCAGGTCGCCGGCCTCGGTGATGACCGCGCCGCCGTACGAGTGCCCCACGAGGAGCACGGGGCCGTCGATCTGTCGGACCAGGTCCCGGGTGCGCGTGGCATCGTCGGCCAGCGAGGTCAGCGGCAGCTCGACGGCACGCAGACCGCGGTGGCCGCGGCGGTCGAGCTCCACGATCACCTTGGCCCAATGGGCGGCGCCGCCCCAGAACCCGTGGACGAGGACGATGGTGGGAGTGGACATCAGGACTCCTTCGTGAGTGCCTCCCCGCGGGTCGGGGGAGTAGGGTGCGTCCACCCTAGGAAGACGTCGAGGCAAGGAACCATGCCTGATCCGCTCCCATACATTGCCGATCCTCTCGCAGCCGGCGACGCCCTCTCGGACGTGCTGGAGATGATCCACCTGCGCGGCGGCGAGGTGGAGGCCGTGCACGCAGACGGGCGGCGCGCCGTACGGCATCGGCCGGGGTCGCGCGTGCTGCACCTGGTCGAGACCGGGGAGGCCGAGCTGCGGGTCGACGACGGGGGACCGCGGGTGGGCCTGCGAGCTGGGGACCTCGCGCTCCTGGCTCGCGGGCGTGCGCACGCCCTGCACCCGGGACCGGACGCGACGTGGCTCAGCGGCTCGTTCGCGGTCGAGGAGAGGGTCGCGGCACCGCTGCTCGCCGTGCTGCCGACCGTGATCGTGATCCGCGGCGACGAGGAGGGCCTCGACTGGCTGCCGCTGAGTGCGCGGCTGCTGGGTGTCGAGGTAGCCGAGCCCCGCGCGGGCTCGCAGGTGATGGTGTCGCGGATCCTCGACCTGCTGTTCATCCAGGCGCTGCGCACGTGGGCGGCGCGTGGCGAGGTGGCCGGCGCGGGTTGGCTGACCGCGGCCCTCGACCCGCAGGTCGGCCGGGCCCTGAAGGTCATGCACCGCCGCCCCGAGGATCCGTGGACCGTCGACCGCCTCGCGGACCTCGCAGCGATGTCACGGGCCGCCTTCGCAGCCCGGTTCGGCCGTCTCGCCGGTGAGTCGCCGGGACGCTACCTGCAACGGCTCCGGCTCGCCCGCGCGGCGGACCGGCTCACCACGACTCGCGAACCCGCCGGCAGCATCGGGCGGAGCGTCGGGTACTCCTCCGAGGCCGCCTTCTCCCGCGCCTTCGCCCGCGAGTACGGCACAGCCCCGAGGGCGTGGCGAGCCGCACGAGAGGCGGATGGGAGGGTGGAGCCATGATCCTCGAGCACGCCGTCCTGCCCGTCCTGCCCGGCCGGGAAGCCGAGTTCGAGACGGCGTTCAGCCAGGCACGGTCGATCATCGCGGCGATGCCCGGCTTCCGCAGCCTCGCCCTGCGCCGCTCGCTGGAGTCGCCGAACCTCTACCTGCTGCTGGTCGAGTGGGAGACCCTCGAGGACCACACCGAGGGCTTCCGGGGATCACCCCAGTACGACGAGTGGCGGGCCCTGCTGCACGAGTTCTACGACCCGTTCCCGGTCGTGGAGCACTACGTCGACGTGCTCACAGCATCGTGATCGCGACGACCACGCCCGCCAGCACGACGGCGCCGCGGAACACCCCGGACGGGAGCCGCCGGCCGATCCGCGCGCCGAGGTAGCCTCCGGCGATCGAGCCGGCGGCCAGCGGGGCGATGGCGGCCCAGTCGAGGTCGGCGACGGCCACGAAGATCGCTCCGGCGACGAGGTTGCCGGCCAGCAGCCCGAGTGTCTTGAGCGCATTGACGACGCGCAGCTCGACGTCGGTACCCAGACCGAGCACGGCGACCATCATCACGCCGGCGCCAGCGCCGAAGTAGCCGCCGTACACGCCGGTCAGGCCGGCGAAGAGCGTGGTCAGCGGCGAGAGGTGGTGCCGTGGGCCGGTGTCCTCGGCGCGGTACCTGGCCAGGCGGCGCGCGAGCCAGGGCTGCGCGCCGACCAGGCCGCAGGCGAGCAGGATCAGCCACGGCACCGCGGCCTCGAACGTGGCGGCCGGCAGTGCGAGCAGGAGGACGGCGCCGGCGACCGCGCCGAGGGCGCAGCAGAGCAGCACCAGGCGAGTGATGCCGGGGTGCTCCCGCAGCTCGGACCGGTAGCCGAACGAACCGCTCAGGCCGCCGGGGATCAGCCCCACCGTGTTCGAGGCGTTCGCGACGACCGGCGGGAGACCCAGCGCGACCAGGACGGGGAAGCTGAGCAGCGAGGCCACACCGACGGTCGAGCTCAGGATGCCGGCGCCGAGTCCCGTGCCCAGGACGGCCAGCTGCTCGAGGCCGCTCATGGCGGCATCGTAGGGGGCGGGGGTCGTCCGGGTGGCAGGGTGGGGGCATGGACGACGACGCACTGCTGATCGACCGCCAGCCGCTGCCGGACGGCGTACCCGCGCGGCTGGGGGAGCAGCTCCGGTTCCTCGCCGAGGCCGACAAGCTCAAGACCGTCCTGCGCGCCTCGCTGCTGGCCGCTGCCGACCGTCGCGAGAACGACGCGGAGCACTCGTGGCACCTCGCGCTGATGGTGATCCTGCTCGCCGAGTACGCCGACCAGCCGATCGACGTCGGCCACGCGATCAAGCTGGTCGTCGTGCACGACCTCGTCGAGATCTACGCCGGCGACAGCCCGGTGTTCGTCCCCGGCGCCGCCGACGACCAGGCCGAGCGCGAGATGGCTGCCGCCGAGCGGCTCTTCGGCCTGCTGCCCGGGGACCAGGCTGCGTCGATGCGGGCACTGTGGGACGAGTTCGAGGCGGCCGTCACCCCGGAGGCCCGGTTCTGCAAGGCGATGGACCGGCTCGAGCCGATGCTGCTGAACTGGCTCAACGGCGGTGGCACCTGGGAGATGCCGGGCGCCACCGAGGCGCTCGTGCGGGCCAGGGAGGCCGGCGTGGTCGCCGGATCGACCTCCCTCGGGGCGCTCACCGGACTGCTCGTGGACGAGGGCCTGCGTCGCGGCTGGATCCGTCCGTGAGCACCCCCGAGCGCTGGACGCAGGCCACCGTCCATCCCGACATGTGGCTCGACGCCGCCGACGACCCCCGGGAGGCCGGCGGTCCCGCAGCGCAGGGGGAGCGGGCCACGCTCGAGGAGTACCTGCGCAGCTACCGCCTCACCCTGCGTCTCAAGTGCGACGGCCTCGA
This genomic interval from Nocardioides kongjuensis contains the following:
- a CDS encoding oxidoreductase, coding for MRAWTQVPPQQGRRYVITGSNGGLGLETARILGSRGAEIVMACRSVEKASAAARTVPGHDKGRVEVRQVDVSSLDSVRLFAKGLEADGRPVDVLVNNAGVLGVPHSVTPEGVEMHFATNYLGHFLLTQLLLPLLTDRVVVISSREHRSGRIDLDDLGWQRRPYRPFQAYGDSKLADLLFMRELDRRLRSQGSHLRAVAAHPGASATAITSGSGHPVVTAIGHYGQKLVGMPAWRGALCTVYAATMPVDGGTYIGPHGRTELWGWPAPARMSHKADDEVLARALWERSIELTGI
- a CDS encoding putative quinol monooxygenase, which codes for MLTKALLVRLEALPGKEAELADFLTAARSIVMQEPGTIAWFAIQFGPSSFGVYDVFPDDEARDAHLAGGVGQALGPNTGVLFSEPEIEKIDILADKVPA
- a CDS encoding peptidylprolyl isomerase — translated: MRSRLLAGVPALLLLASVSACGDDTAKDPGNAESTSPSGSVTTEATTAGTPAAAGECDWVAEGEPARDVELPPTTPEYTSDVTAVLTTSIGKLTVTLDATKAPCTVESFVSLVEQGYYDNTSCHRQGNDPGFEFLQCGDPYFDPKAADADPKTGTGGPGYTIPDEVDGTETYPAGTLAMANTGRPHSGGGQFFIVFGDSQFPPDYTVWGHLDAASVATLKKATASGNDGYWAQSGGGRPNTPVTFESIEIG
- a CDS encoding LLM class F420-dependent oxidoreductase, translating into MDLGIHYASFSHPEWDRRLATRLAATAQIADEGGIALFTVMDHYFQMEMAGGPAEPMLEGYTTLGFLAGRTERIALGLLVTGVTYRHPGLLAKIVTTLDVLSGGRAWLGIGAAWYEREHAGLGVPFQPVAERFERLEDTLRICRQMWSDEDGAFDGTHHRLAETICVPPPVNGRVPILIGGSGERKTLRLVAQYGDACNLFTGEGPDGVAAKLDVLRRHCDDVGRDYDEIRKTILWFGDPVAEPDRFAREMARYAGLGITLTALMPPTGDPERWAASLVDQVLPTLSR
- a CDS encoding AMP-binding protein; this encodes MTPTFAYGSVAELLLARAEDDHPALLFGEESVSWRDFVAGARRRAAVLTALRRPGPWHVGVLMDNDPEYLLLIAAAALSGATVVGVNPTRRGAELAADIRGTDVQTLLVGRTHRGLIEDLELDGIDVIDQDGDRYRELLARAAEHPAHATAPPGTEHTLLLLFTSGSTGAPKAVVCSSSRLAVIGQLNVHGLTRDDVAYNAMPLFHGNALMAAWAPILVVGGTYAMRPRFSASGFLPDVQRFGATFFNYVGRALSYVLAQPETPGERDNTLRFGFGTEASTRDREEFQRRFGCRIVESYGSSEGVCTILRSEDTPPGALGRPDPAMGLVILDADGQETPPAEFAEDGRLLNAAEATGEIVVRGGAARFEGYYNNPGAMAAKVRDGDYWTGDLAYADAEGSFWFAGRSSDWIRVDSENFASAPVERILARHPAVATAVVYGVPDPRTGDEVMASLLLLPGASLDPTELGAFLDEQPDLGTKWRPRLVRVVEDLPLTGTGKLDKQVLRSEAWLVDDPTYLATATGYRAFTAADRAEREAAFASHGRIALHPTERNHP
- a CDS encoding TetR/AcrR family transcriptional regulator C-terminal ligand-binding domain-containing protein — protein: MSEGVAAGRPRDVRIDEAVLAATTDLVAEVGYADLTFRAIAERAGTSVPAIRRRWASKAHLVHEAVFPSSAVVDAGPASDLRADVRVVVESCLRVVGSPAGCRAIPALMGEMMADHALEEELSARLMSTGWESLAVRLAQAVERGEARPDVDLALFIEMVFGTTLTAIVLRGRDAVDDAWVESLVTSIVEGVRAS
- a CDS encoding alpha/beta hydrolase, whose product is MSTPTIVLVHGFWGGAAHWAKVIVELDRRGHRGLRAVELPLTSLADDATRTRDLVRQIDGPVLLVGHSYGGAVITEAGDLPNVVGLVYVAAFAPDAGESPGQITEEHPPAAIANIEPDADGRLWVKPDLFAESFAQDLPADETLVMAVTQKAPLGTTFGDTVSEPAWRHKPAWYQVSTDDRMIHPDNQRRMAARLQPRSTVELAASHASLASQPVAIADLVEEAARATAG
- a CDS encoding AraC family transcriptional regulator, giving the protein MPDPLPYIADPLAAGDALSDVLEMIHLRGGEVEAVHADGRRAVRHRPGSRVLHLVETGEAELRVDDGGPRVGLRAGDLALLARGRAHALHPGPDATWLSGSFAVEERVAAPLLAVLPTVIVIRGDEEGLDWLPLSARLLGVEVAEPRAGSQVMVSRILDLLFIQALRTWAARGEVAGAGWLTAALDPQVGRALKVMHRRPEDPWTVDRLADLAAMSRAAFAARFGRLAGESPGRYLQRLRLARAADRLTTTREPAGSIGRSVGYSSEAAFSRAFAREYGTAPRAWRAAREADGRVEP
- a CDS encoding antibiotic biosynthesis monooxygenase family protein, with the translated sequence MILEHAVLPVLPGREAEFETAFSQARSIIAAMPGFRSLALRRSLESPNLYLLLVEWETLEDHTEGFRGSPQYDEWRALLHEFYDPFPVVEHYVDVLTAS
- a CDS encoding sulfite exporter TauE/SafE family protein codes for the protein MSGLEQLAVLGTGLGAGILSSTVGVASLLSFPVLVALGLPPVVANASNTVGLIPGGLSGSFGYRSELREHPGITRLVLLCCALGAVAGAVLLLALPAATFEAAVPWLILLACGLVGAQPWLARRLARYRAEDTGPRHHLSPLTTLFAGLTGVYGGYFGAGAGVMMVAVLGLGTDVELRVVNALKTLGLLAGNLVAGAIFVAVADLDWAAIAPLAAGSIAGGYLGARIGRRLPSGVFRGAVVLAGVVVAITML
- a CDS encoding HD domain-containing protein produces the protein MDDDALLIDRQPLPDGVPARLGEQLRFLAEADKLKTVLRASLLAAADRRENDAEHSWHLALMVILLAEYADQPIDVGHAIKLVVVHDLVEIYAGDSPVFVPGAADDQAEREMAAAERLFGLLPGDQAASMRALWDEFEAAVTPEARFCKAMDRLEPMLLNWLNGGGTWEMPGATEALVRAREAGVVAGSTSLGALTGLLVDEGLRRGWIRP